The Arachis duranensis cultivar V14167 chromosome 2, aradu.V14167.gnm2.J7QH, whole genome shotgun sequence genome has a window encoding:
- the LOC107475335 gene encoding ethylene-overproduction protein 1-like — MQHKIFTKMRSMKMIDGCKGPPVRTYNPSVDTDGGAGKLRHHIQETLRSQMPRKKSVRGYSPSSNLNLEAAAIVSDGTLLPYGLPATKLLEPKIEATLTPLDYVQTLADLHRRAENSAEFEKAEVFLEQSAVFRGLPEPKLFRRTLRSARQHAVDVHTKVVLSSWLRYERREDELIGISSMDCCGRNLECPKANLVAGYDPESVYDPCVCAKQNFNFSTGDEMAMEEAVNYDDNDSDDDDDCDLSFCIGDYDVRCRRNDMASLSRPFKTMLYGGFLESKREKINFTQNGFSAEAMKAAEVFSRTKRVSHFEPKVVLELLSLANRYCCEEMKAACDAHLASLVSDMEDAGLLIEYGLEETANLLVAACLQLFLRELPGSMQCSNFMKIFCSPEGRDRLAAARHASFVLYYFLSQIAMEEDMRSNTTVMLLERLVECAADGWQKQLAFHQLGVVMLERKEYKDAQHWFEAAVGAGHVYSLVGVARAKYKRGHTYSAYKLMNSLISDYKPVGWMYQERSLYCVGKEKTMDLMAATENMIGASISEINKVIGFKVSPDCLELRAWFLIAVENYEGALRDVRAILTLDPNYRMFYGNMPGNYLVELLSPLARHYSQADCWMQLYDRWSSVDDVGSLAVVHQMLENDPGRSLLHFRQSLLLLRLNCQKAAMRSLRLARNHSASDHERLVYEGWILYDTGHREEALAKAEESISIQRSFEAYFLKAYALADSNLDAESSTIVIKLLEEALRCPSDGLRKGQALNNLGSVYVDCDKLDLAADCYMNALNIKHTRAHQGLARVHHLKNDRKAAYDEMTKLIEKARNNASAFEKRSEYCDRDMAKSDLTMATELDPLRTYPYRYRAAVLMDDHKEDEAIAELSRAIDFKPDIQLLHLRAAFYDSMGDYVSTVRDCEAALCLDPSHGDTLELCNKARDRIKEEK; from the exons ATGCAACATAAAATCTTCACCAAAATGCGAAGCATGAAGATGATTGACGGGTGCAAGGGACCACCGGTCCGCACCTACAACCCCTCCGTCGACACCGACGGCGGAGCTGGAAAGCTCCGCCACCACATCCAAGAGACCTTGAGAAGCCAAATGCCCCGTAAAAAATCGGTGCGGGGATACTCGCCGTCTTCCAACCTTAACTTGGAAGCTGCCGCCATCGTCTCCGACGGTACACTCCTTCCTTACGGACTCCCTGCGACGAAGCTTCTAGAACCGAAGATCGAGGCGACTTTGACACCTCTCGATTACGTCCAAACCTTAGCTGACCTGCATCGAAGAGCCGAGAACTCTGCCGAATTTGAAAAGGCAGAGGTGTTTCTAGAACAATCCGCGGTGTTTCGCGGCCTACCGGAGCCGAAACTGTTCCGAAGAACGCTCCGGTCGGCACGGCAACACGCGGTGGACGTGCATACGAAGGTGGTGCTTTCCTCCTGGCTCCGCTACGAGCGCAGGGAGGATGAGCTAATCGGGATCTCATCAATGGATTGTTGCGGAAGAAACCTTGAATGCCCTAAGGCAAATTTGGTGGCAGGGTATGATCCTGAATCTGTTTATGATCCATGCGTTTGCGCAAAACAGAACTTCAATTTTAGTACTGGTGATGAAATGGCAATGGAAGAGGCGGTTAATTACGATGACAATGACAGCGATGACGATGACGACTGCGACTTGAGTTTTTGCATTGGGGATTATGATGTTAGGTGTAGGAGAAACGATATGGCCTCGCTTTCGCGGCCTTTTAAGACAATGTTATATGGAGGGTTCTTGGAATCTAAAAGGGAGAAGATTAATTTCACACAGAATGGGTTCTCAGCAGAGGCAATGAAGGCAGCAGAGGTGTTTAGTAGGACTAAGAGGGTTAGCCATTTTGAGCCTAAGGTTGTTCTTGAGTTGCTTTCTTTAGCGAACCGGTATTGTTGCGAGGAGATGAAGGCTGCGTGCGACGCGCATTTGGCGTCGTTGGTTTCTGACATGGAGGATGCTGGGTTGCTTATTGAGTATGGATTAGAGGAGACCGCGAACCTACTTGTGGCGGCTTGCTTGCAGTTGTTCTTGAGAGAGCTTCCTGGATCTATGCAGTGCTCAAATTTCATGAAGATATTTTGTAGTCCAGAGGGTAGGGATAGGCTGGCCGCCGCTaggcatgcttcttttgtgttgtattattttttgaGTCAAATTGCAATGGAGGAAGACATGAGATCTAATACAACAGTAATGTTATTGGAAAGACTAGTAGAGTGTGCAGCAGATGGTTGGCAAAAACAGCTTGCATTTCATCAATTAGGTGTTGTCATGCTTGAAAGGAAAGAATACAAGGATGCACAGCATTGGTTTGAGGCAGCAGTGGGGGCAGGGCATGTTTATTCTTTGGTGGGTGTTGCAAGGGCAAAGTATAAGCGCGGCCATACGTATTCGGCTTACAAGCTAATGAACTCGCTTATTTCGGATTATAAGCCGGTTGGTTGGATGTATCAGGAAAGATCTTTGTATTGTGTTGGAAAAGAGAAAACGATGGACTTGATGGCCGCAACTGAAAATATGATTGGAGCTTCTATTTCAGAAATCAATAAAGTAATTGGTTTCAAGGTTTCTCCAGATTGCCTTGAGTTGAGAGCTTGGTTCTTGATTGCTGTGGAGAATTATGAAGGAGCTCTTAGAGATGTTCGTGCCATTTTGACACTGGATCCCAATTATAGGATGTTTTATGGGAATATGCCTGGTAATTACTTGGTAGAACTACTTAGTCCTCTTGCTCGTCATTATAGCCAGGCTGATTGTTGGATGCAATTGTACGATCGATGGTCCTCTGTTGATGATGTTGGTTCTTTGGCTGTTGTACACCAAATGTTGGAAAATGATCCAGGGAGAAGTCTCTTGCACTTTCGTCAGTCTCTCCTCTTGCTACG GTTAAACTGTCAAAAGGCAGCCATGCGTAGCTTGCGACTAGCTAGAAACCATTCGGCCTCTGACCATGAAAGGCTTGTGTATGAAGGATGGATACTGTATGACACGGGTCATCGCGAAGAAGCACTAGCAAAGGCCGAGGAGTCCATTTCAATTCAGAGGTCATTTGAAGCTTACTTTCTGAAAGCATACGCCTTAGCCGATTCAAATCTTGATGCAGAGTCTTCAACGATTGTGATCAAGCTCTTGGAAGAAGCACTTAGATGTCCTTCAGATGGCCTTCGAAAAGGACAA GCATTGAATAATCTAGGGAGTGTGTACGTAGACTGCGACAAGTTAGACCTGGCAGCGGATTGCTACATGAATGCGCTCAACATCAAGCATACGCGAGCGCATCAGGGATTAGCGCGTGTTCATCATCTTAAAAATGATCGCAAAGCTGCGTATGATGAGATGACAAAGCTAATAGAGAAGGCGAGAAATAATGCATCGGCTTTTGAGAAACGTTCAGAGTATTGTGACCGTGATATGGCAAAGAGTGATCTTACCATGGCAACAGAGTTGGATCCTCTACGCACTTATCCTTACAGATATAGAGCAGCAG TGTTAATGGATGATCATAAGGAGGACGAAGCAATAGCAGAGCTTTCAAGGGCCATTGATTTTAAGCCAGATATACAATTGTTACATCTCCGAGCAGCATTTTATGATTCAATGGGTGATTATGTTTCCACCGTCCGAGACTGCGAAGCAGCCCTTTGTCTGGATCCCAGCCACGGCGATACGCTCGAGCTTTGCAACAAAGCTCGAGATCGTATTAAAGAAGAAAAGTGA
- the LOC107475358 gene encoding uncharacterized protein LOC107475358 produces the protein MDLLKQQRPRKLNLNAPLLSTKRYGFSSPSDNNSLCAGAGVPFSWEQAPGKPKHNDKNDYAEAGDTPRPRLPPPVADVSDDDDDEVYSDAMDVFSLSEALDIVQKKSEKARYNNNSNTNEGLLRLKIQESDGYQSPTYMINRFLPDATALAASSALHFPSNCDEKGCETCSYQECCLSSARSSVVRNDNYNDNAYSYSYSYSPKGCYCGLEVLLPWRVKHKLCSMKSPVLLPPLKKKKAEEHNQRGGAKQKKHRRRSSSSTLTHLPCSCTNSKEDSI, from the coding sequence ATGGACTTGTTGAAACAACAACGCCCAAGAAAGCTGAACTTGAATGCACCACTTTTATCAACAAAGCGTTACGGTTTTTCTTCACCGTCAGATAATAATTCACTGTGTGCAGGTGCAGGAGTTCCATTTTCGTGGGAGCAAGCACCGGGAAAGCCAAAGCACAATGACAAGAATGATTACGCCGAAGCCGGCGACACCCCTCGGCCAAGACTACCACCACCGGTCGCTGATGTTAgtgacgacgacgacgacgaggTTTACTCAGATGCTATGGATGTTTTCTCTCTTTCAGAAGCTCTGGACATTGTTCAAAAGAAATCAGAGAAGGCGCGTTACAATAACAATAGCAACACTAACGAAGGATTGTTGCGATTAAAGATTCAAGAATCTGACGGTTACCAATCGCCGACTTACATGATCAACCGCTTCCTTCCCGATGCGACGGCGTTGGCCGCCTCCTCCGCATTGCATTTTCCGAGCAACTGCGACGAGAAAGGTTGCGAAACGTGCAGTTACCAAGAATGTTGTTTATCATCAGCAAGATCCTCCGTCGTGAGAAACGATAATTATAACGAtaatgcttattcttattcttattcttactcTCCGAAAGGTTGTTATTGCGGCCTTGAGGTTCTGTTGCCGTGGCGCGTGAAGCATAAGCTTTGTTCCATGAAGAGCCCTGTGTTGTTGCCGCCTCTTAAGAAGAAGAAGGCGGAGGAGCATAATCAGCGCGGTGGCGCCAAGCAGAAGAAGCATCGGCGTCGTTCTTCGTCATCAACACTTACACACTTGCCTTGTTCTTGTACAAATTCTAAAGAGGATAGTATATGA
- the LOC107475366 gene encoding ethylene-overproduction protein 1-like has product MRSLRLARNHSASDHERLVYEGWILYDTGHREEALAKAEESISIQRSFEAYFLKAYALADSNLDAESSTIVIKLLEEALRCPSDGLRKGQALNNLGSVYVDCDKFDLAANCYMNALNIKHTQAH; this is encoded by the exons ATGCGTAGCTTGCGACTAGCTAGAAACCATTCGGCCTCTGACCATGAAAGGCTTGTGTATGAAGGATGGATACTGTATGACACGGGTCATCGCGAAGAAGCGCTAGCAAAGGCCGAGGAGTCCATTTCAATTCAGAGGTCATTTGAAGCTTACTTTCTGAAAGCATACGCCTTAGCCGATTCAAATCTTGATGCAGAGTCTTCAACGATTGTGATCAAGCTCTTGGAAGAAGCACTTAGATGTCCTTCAGATGGCCTTCGAAAAGGACAA GCATTGAATAATTTAGGGAGTGTCTACGTAGACTGCGACAAGTTTGACCTGGCAGCGAATTGCTACATGAATGCGCTCAACATCAAGCATACACAAGCGCATTAG
- the LOC127744982 gene encoding ethylene-overproduction protein 1-like: protein MTKLIEKARNNASAFEKRSEYCDRDMAKSDLTMATELDPLRTYPYKYRAAVLMDVHKEAEAIAELSRAIDFKPDIQLLHLRAAFYDSMGDYVSTVRDCEAALCLDSSNGDMLELCNKARERIIEEK, encoded by the exons ATGACAAAGCTAATAGAGAAGGCGAGAAATAATGCATCGGCTTTTGAGAAACGTTCAGAGTATTGTGACCGTGATATGGCAAAGAGTGATCTTACCATGGCAACAGAGTTGGATCCTCTACGCACTTATCCTTACAAATACAGAGCAGCAG TGTTAATGGATGTTCATAAGGAGGCCGAAGCAATAGCAGAGCTTTCAAGGGCCATTGATTTTAAGCCAGATATACAATTGTTACATCTCCGAGCAGCATTTTATGATTCAATGGGTGATTATGTTTCCACCGTCCGAGACTGCGAAGCAGCCCTTTGTCTGGATTCCAGCAACGGCGATATGCTCGAGCTTTGCAACAAAGCTCGAGAACGTATTATAGAAGAAAAGTGA
- the LOC127744983 gene encoding uncharacterized protein LOC127744983, producing the protein MQEMFSVYLESRSRISFIELYVEFEQSAVDRDIELEDYNSDSEEEFESNYEVVDSGVDEDQADEAMVADVANVANALANQQPFVEPSFMRSLDLEAMHEPEFPQYVNAAELPLMPDGEFTVGMEFSSREAVIKAMKDYTICRGVDYRVYESKLTTFYAKCTQYGAGCDWLIRVTKMSRKFCWEIRRYNGSHTISQDHSKLDSNTVAEAIKPLVEVDPSIRVKSVIAEVQAKFNYTTSYRKAWLAKQKAVESIFGGWEASYEALPIWFEAMCHKEPSAVVHFETMPAYQGDDLVPNIRVLHRVFWSYYPCIRAFRHCKPIVQVDGTYLYEKYKGCLLVAVSQNGNNNIVPIAFAIVEGETSEAWHFFLSNLRQHVVTRDGVGLISDRHDSIRAAIARSNGAWSPPRAFHMFCIRHIESNFLRKFKAPYLQKLIVNIGYSRTVREYETRYQRLRERGEAYTNWLDRIPREQYALAFDGDIDGVT; encoded by the exons ATGCAAGAAATGTTTTCAGTGTATCTTGAAAGTCGGTCGCGAATATCGTTCATCGAACTGTATGTCGAGTTCGAGCAATCTGCAGTGGACCGAGACATtgaattggaagattacaaCAGTGATAGTGAAGAAGAGTTCGAAAGTAACTACGAGGTTGTTGATTCGGGTGTAGACGAAGATCAAGCTGACGAGGCTATGGTGGCAGATGTGGCGAATGTGGCAAATGCACTAGCAAACCAGCAGCCTTTTGTGGAGCCAAGTTTCATGCGGTCGTTGGATTTGGAGGCTATGCATGAGCCGGAGTTTCCTCAATATGTAAATGCAG CAGAGCTTCCCCTTATGCCAGATGGCGAATTTACTGTGGGAATGGAGTTCAGTTCTAGGGAGGCAGTAATTAAGGCGATGAAAGATTATACAATCTGCAGAGGTGTAGATTATCGGGTGTATGAGTCAAAACTGACGACATTCTATGCTAAATGCACCCAGTATGGTGCAGGATGTGATTGGCTGATCAGGGTGACCAAAATGTCCAGAAAGTTCTGCTGGGAGATAAGGAGGTACAATGGAAGTCACACCATTTCTCAAGATCATTCGAAGCTGGATTCCAACACAGTTGCAGAAGCAATAAAGCCATTGGTAGAAGTTGACCCGTCTATAAGGGTGAAATCAGTGATTGCGGAAGTACAGGCAAAGTTTAACTACACCACAAGTTATCGCAAAGCATGGTTGGCAAAACAGAAGGCAGTGGAGTCAATTTTCGGTGGGTGGGAAGCTTCGTACGAAGCCTTACCGATATGGTTTGAGGCTATGTGTCACAAGGAGCCATCCGCAGTCGTTCATTTTGAAACGATGCCTGCGTATCAGGGAGATGACTTGGTTCCTAATATTCGTGTACTACACCGAGTCTTCTGGAGTTATTACCCTTGTATTAGAGCATTCAGACATTGCAAGCCAATAGTGCAGGTAGATGGAACTTATTTGTATGAAAAGTACAAGGGTTGTTTGTTGGTTGCAGTCTCACAGAATGGCAACAACAACATCGTGCCGATTGCATTTGCGATAGTTGAGGGAGAGACATCTGAGGCTTGGCACTTTTTTCTGAGTAACCTGAGACAGCATGTTGTGACACGTGATGGTGTCGGCCTTATCTCCGATCGGCACGATTCCATTAGAGCTGCTATTGCTCGTAGTAATGGAGCTTGGTCTCCTCCAAGAGCATTCCACATGTTCTGTATCAGACACATAGAGTCCAACTTTCTCAGGAAATTCAAGGCTCCGTATCTGCAGAAACTAATCGTCAACATCG GATACTCGCGAACAGTTCGCGAGTACGAGACACGTTATCAGCGTTTACGGGAGCGGGGTGAGGCTTATACCAACTGGTTGGATCGAATTCCGCGTGAGCAGTATGCCTTAGCGTTTGATGGGGATATCGATGGGGTCACATGA